A window of Castanea sativa cultivar Marrone di Chiusa Pesio chromosome 1, ASM4071231v1 contains these coding sequences:
- the LOC142617888 gene encoding CST complex subunit CTC1 isoform X1: MDDPTPKLLTISDLIHRNRPITATSSLHSPLPGRPISPKPPKTTYSNPNPNPNPNPNPKTLTPLNNPTTMIGTLTLPINTSPSNPNPNYRCPYNTCLRFSDDSASICCDVLDLDVRIIGKKIRVLAWNFIPLKRGGWFLEIIKWSFLESSGLGLGLGRCSNVDTFPLVSGSSSTTTDDDPKARYQIHGALEFISPVSAVPCNKGGVNSSLRGFLLQVIACECKLCSSKSSKLVLNDSIREHDTHSYTKPVFVYFCGSASSWHPVITKLIGKIVTVLGLKKKLVYIGKEESRLMYVTMEKSALHLSRLSKKWVPREKRVMEGRGECGSYKGVIRGVYMKGMVVELDNEVWLLLTDHLLTPPHSLRVGALISVRNVHFVNPKFSWKKMLILGACFKTSIVVESFSPLETGNHVVSQSQSMLGKFVESLVFSARLWVLLVISCFRKKFSGMTNEEILGSKHKEGLAQVYASLHLPPPVFRSRHGLFMEVCNHDQCGCGSEVYSNNFKLLLYQVMPISSFICHCEATWMRMLQRENDCKNICENNQFNLQSCEGRFYGQSIKKIITSEDMGISLLGSLKVSLSSGRLQLVDATGSIDVLIPDLPSTCNTHSIYEVIDYSLIIEGEPHLIDHLGLLDDESISCRSIFQCIPLARDINLAVYIYFHLRDATCRNLPFYPCIDKKDDFGKLEGGAFHLLRVTHKFPVLQKLNADMAVSNTSSLFIEAIILPWDLFLNGDGLPTKVSREQLEEPMECCAGENYPEHASLKRRKIDHASIRALSAGVMYDCSKPDRGLSSCSNSYAQFNEKQMSFNLSSYHKISCSITARGVNCNSIVSSGTLQCTSSSLNGGGGCRPSARKVLLEIKPESFFMYQFLQIGGYYITKHHGDDSFCKKVSDYVSDVKVLINSGIHMWSLSYAFDEVFPDSNSSDHRVFSSSSFSNNEALSKNKLEHLQVFTENSPNTCSDVHIIFPANVRDFLEANLEGLEDGLVKRIVPPKEITNDSLSMVSTDCSCLFPEGNVSSLRGQVVSFYSMDHSSIDAHLSCESLGDILQTRFFQGVIRSFCIHVLVDHHIVRICGSLNKRAIPVGFGPGAYATFHRILDRGGKNSFMLTPVTFIVINSISAVSEPYNDKYINSWRASDVHNDAAPDTVSSGLISDLIQRVDCKTMRFRCRVVAIHILVLEKRRNVKYDDLQSKDTSRSPFVDIPFAGFVLDDGSSSSFCWANAERAATLLRLHEKLPQGAFENCGWTSKWAQIDGNACSTIIYHIERIIRNHDRITVKNHGSMFDSSYQDLAVSVSSDNALSCSDENLLKFIIFNACFGTFWNVVASVMDSSTVRQLGKEHLSGMETTVHATQNIWAREVCYTNLLTDGRYLIQELLNR; encoded by the exons TCGATGTTCGGATCATCGGCAAGAAAATCCGCGTCCTCGCTTGGAATTTCATTCCCTTGAAGCGCGGCGGCTGGTTCTTGGAGATTATCAAATGGAGTTTCCTCGAATCGAGTGGGCTCGGGCTCGGTCTCGGTCGGTGTTCGAATGTGGATACATTTCCATTGGTTTCAGGTTCTTCATCTACCACCACTGACGATGATCCCAAAGCTCGGTATCAAATTCATGGCGCTCTAGAGTTTATTAGTCCTGTTTCTGCGGTTCCATGCAATAAAGGAGGTGTAAATTCAAGTCTTCGAGGTTTTTTACTTCAAGTTATAGCTTGTGAATGTAAATTATGTAGTTCAAAGAGTTCTAAATTGGTTTTGAATGATTCAATTCGAGAACATGATACTCATTCTTATACAAAACCCGTGTTTGTGTACTTTTGTGGCTCTGCTTCCTCTTGGCATCCTGTAATTACGAAACTTATTGGGAAGATTGTGACGGTTTTGGGGTTGAAGAAGAAGTTGGTGTATATAGGAAAGGAAGAGTCTCGGTTGATGTATGTGACTATGGAGAAATCTGCTTTGCATTTGTCTAGATTGTCTAAGAAATGGGTACCGCGCGAAAAACGTGTGATGGAGGGGAGAGGAGAATGTGGTTCGTATAAGGGTGTAATTAGAGGTGTGTACATGAAAGGGATGGTTGTTGAGCTGGACAATGAAGTGTGGCTTTTGTTAACCGATCATTTACTAACTCCACCGCATAGTCTTAGGGTTGGCGCTCTT ATATCGGTGAGAAATGTTCATTTTGTGAATCCAAAATTTTCTTGGAAGAAAATGCTTATACTGGGGGCTTGCTTCAAGACTAGCATTGTTGTGGAGTCCTTCTCCCCATTGGAAACTGG GAATCATGTAGTTTCACAATCGCAGAGTATGCTGGGGAAGTTTGTTGAGTCCTTAGTATTTTCTGCTAGACTATG GGTATTACTTGTCATTTCATGCTTTAGGAAAAAGTTTTCTGGTATGACAAATGAGGAGATTTTGGGATCAAAACAT AAGGAAGGACTGGCTCAGGTCTATGCTAGTTTACATTTACCTCCGCCAGTATTTCGATCTCGG CATGGATTATTCATGGAAGTATGTAACCATGACCAGTGTGGTTGTGGTAGTGAAGTGTAttctaataatttcaaattg CTCTTATATCAGGTGATGCCCATATCTAGTTTTATCTGTCACTGTGAGGCCACATGGATGAGAATGCTACAGCGGGAAAATGActgtaaaaatatatgtgagAACAACCAATTTAACCTTCAATCTTGTGAAGGGAGATTTTATGGCCAATCAATCAAGAAAATAATTACAAGTGAAGATATGGGCATTAGTTTGCTTGGAAGTCTAAAG gtttctctctcttctgGAAGATTACAGTTGGTTGATGCGACTGGTAGCATTGATGTTCTTATACCAGATCTTCCATCAACCTGTAATACTCACAGCATATATGAG GTAATTGACTATAGTCTGATTATTGAAGGTGAACCTCATTTAATAGATCATTTGGGTTTGCTTGATGATGAGTCAATCTCATGCAGAAGTATATTTCAGTGCATCCCACTGGCAAGAGATATAAACCTAgcagtctatatttattttcatttgaggGATGCAACCTGCAGAAATCTTCCCTTTTATCCTTGTATTGACAAAAAGGATGATTTTGGGAAACTTGAAGGTGGAGCATTTCATCTACTTCGCGTAACACACAAATTTCCTGTGTTGCagaag CTTAATGCTGATATGGCTGTATCAAACACGTCAAGTCTATTTATTGAGGCCATAATTTTGCCTTGGGATTTATTTCTCAATGGAGATGGGCTTCCAACAAAGGTTTCAAGGGAACAGCTGGAGGAACCCATGGAATGTTGTGCTGGTGAAAATTACCCGGAGCATGCTTCTCTCAAGAGACGTAAAATTGATCATGCATCAATCAGAGCATTGAGTGCAGGTGTAATGTATGATTGCAGCAAACCTGACCGTGGACTGAGTTCTTGTTCTAATTCTTATGCTCAATTCAATGAGAAGCAGATGTCTTTCAACTTGAGTTCTTACCATAAAATTTCTTGTTCGATCACTGCTAGAGGTGTTAACTGTAATAGCATAGTTAGTTCAGGTACCTTGCAGTGCACAAGTTCCAGTTtaaatggtggtggtggttgcagACCAAGTGCACGAAAGGTATTGCTGGAGATCAAGCCTGAAAGTTTTTTCATGTATCAG TTTTTGCAGATTGGTGGTTATTACATCACAAAACATCATGGAGATgattctttttgtaaaaaagtttctGATTATGTCAGTGATGTTAAAGTTCTTATTAATTCTGGAATACATATGTGGAGCCTTTCATATGCTTTTGATGAGGTTTTTCCTGATAGTAATTCATCTGACCACCGGGTATTCAGTAGTTCTTCTTTCAGCAATAATGAggctctctctaaaaataaacttGAACACCTCCAGGTTTTTACAGAAAATTCTCCTAACACTTGTTCAGATGTTCATATTATTTTCCCTGCAAATGTAAGAGATTTCTTGGAGGCAAATCTTGAGGGTTTGGAAGATGGCCTGGTCAAACGAATTGTGCCACCTAAAGAAATCACTAATGATTCTCTGTCTATGGTGTCCACTGATTGTAGTTGCCTATTTCCTGAGGGAAATGTATCATCTTTACGGGGGCAGGTGGTTTCCTTTTATAGCATGGACCATAGTTCCATTGATGCACATCTGAGCTGTGAAAGCCTCGGTGATATTCTCCAGACAAGATTCTTTCAGGGAGTTATAAGAAGTTTTTGTATTCATGTTTTGGTTGACCATCACATC GTGAGGATCTGTGGTTCCCTGAATAAACGTGCTATTCCTGTTGGATTCGGACCTGGAGCATATGCAACATTCCATCGAATTCTTGACAGGGG GGGAAAGAATAGCTTTATGTTGACACCTGTAACATTTATTGTAATCAACTCCATCAGTGCAGTCAGTGAACCCTACAATGACAAATATATCAATTCTTGGCGTGCTTCAGATGTGCACAATGATGCTGCTCCAGATACTGTTTCTTCAGGACTGATTTCTGATTTGATTCAAAGAGTGGATTGCAAGACAATGAGGTTTCGTTGCAGG GTTGTTGCTATCCATATACTGGTTCTGGAGAAGAGGAGGAATGTAAAATATGATGATTTACAATCAAAAGATACCTCCAGGTCACCCTTTGTTGACATCCCATTTGctggttttgttttgg ATGATGGGTCATCCTCTTCTTTTTGCTGGGCCAACGCTGAAAGAGCAGCAACCTTGCTGAGGCTGCATGAAAAACTCCCACAGGGAGCTTTTGAAAACTGTGGCTGGACTTCAAAGTGGGCTCAGATAGATGGCAATGCCTGTAGCACAATCATTTACCATATTGAGAGAATAATCAGAAACCATGATAGAATTACAGTGAAGAATCATGGGTCAATGTTTGATTCTTCTTATCAAGACCTTGCTGTTTCTGTCAGTTCAGATAACGCCCTCAGTTGCTCAGATGAGAACCTCCTTAAGTTCATAATCTTCAATGCTTGCTTTGGCACATTCTGG AATGTTGTTGCAAGTGTGATGGATTCAAGCACTGTTAGGCAATTGGGGAAAGAACACCTTTCAGGAATGGAGACGACTGTGCATGCCACACAAAACATATGGGCTAGGGAAGTTTGTTACACAAATCTACTTACTGATGGCAGGTATTTGATCCAAGAACTGCTTAATAGGTAA
- the LOC142617888 gene encoding CST complex subunit CTC1 isoform X4: MDDPTPKLLTISDLIHRNRPITATSSLHSPLPGRPISPKPPKTTYSNPNPNPNPNPNPKTLTPLNNPTTMIGTLTLPINTSPSNPNPNYRCPYNTCLRFSDDSASICCDVLDLDVRIIGKKIRVLAWNFIPLKRGGWFLEIIKWSFLESSGLGLGLGRCSNVDTFPLVSGSSSTTTDDDPKARYQIHGALEFISPVSAVPCNKGGVNSSLRGFLLQVIACECKLCSSKSSKLVLNDSIREHDTHSYTKPVFVYFCGSASSWHPVITKLIGKIVTVLGLKKKLVYIGKEESRLMYVTMEKSALHLSRLSKKWVPREKRVMEGRGECGSYKGVIRGVYMKGMVVELDNEVWLLLTDHLLTPPHSLRVGALISVRNVHFVNPKFSWKKMLILGACFKTSIVVESFSPLETGNHVVSQSQSMLGKFVESLVFSARLWVLLVISCFRKKFSGMTNEEILGSKHKEGLAQVYASLHLPPPVFRSRHGLFMEVCNHDQCGCGSEVYSNNFKLLLYQVMPISSFICHCEATWMRMLQRENDCKNICENNQFNLQSCEGRFYGQSIKKIITSEDMGISLLGSLKVIDYSLIIEGEPHLIDHLGLLDDESISCRSIFQCIPLARDINLAVYIYFHLRDATCRNLPFYPCIDKKDDFGKLEGGAFHLLRVTHKFPVLQKLNADMAVSNTSSLFIEAIILPWDLFLNGDGLPTKVSREQLEEPMECCAGENYPEHASLKRRKIDHASIRALSAGVMYDCSKPDRGLSSCSNSYAQFNEKQMSFNLSSYHKISCSITARGVNCNSIVSSGTLQCTSSSLNGGGGCRPSARKVLLEIKPESFFMYQFLQIGGYYITKHHGDDSFCKKVSDYVSDVKVLINSGIHMWSLSYAFDEVFPDSNSSDHRVFSSSSFSNNEALSKNKLEHLQVFTENSPNTCSDVHIIFPANVRDFLEANLEGLEDGLVKRIVPPKEITNDSLSMVSTDCSCLFPEGNVSSLRGQVVSFYSMDHSSIDAHLSCESLGDILQTRFFQGVIRSFCIHVLVDHHIVRICGSLNKRAIPVGFGPGAYATFHRILDRGGKNSFMLTPVTFIVINSISAVSEPYNDKYINSWRASDVHNDAAPDTVSSGLISDLIQRVDCKTMRFRCRVVAIHILVLEKRRNVKYDDLQSKDTSRSPFVDIPFAGFVLDDGSSSSFCWANAERAATLLRLHEKLPQGAFENCGWTSKWAQIDGNACSTIIYHIERIIRNHDRITVKNHGSMFDSSYQDLAVSVSSDNALSCSDENLLKFIIFNACFGTFWNVVASVMDSSTVRQLGKEHLSGMETTVHATQNIWAREVCYTNLLTDGRYLIQELLNR; the protein is encoded by the exons TCGATGTTCGGATCATCGGCAAGAAAATCCGCGTCCTCGCTTGGAATTTCATTCCCTTGAAGCGCGGCGGCTGGTTCTTGGAGATTATCAAATGGAGTTTCCTCGAATCGAGTGGGCTCGGGCTCGGTCTCGGTCGGTGTTCGAATGTGGATACATTTCCATTGGTTTCAGGTTCTTCATCTACCACCACTGACGATGATCCCAAAGCTCGGTATCAAATTCATGGCGCTCTAGAGTTTATTAGTCCTGTTTCTGCGGTTCCATGCAATAAAGGAGGTGTAAATTCAAGTCTTCGAGGTTTTTTACTTCAAGTTATAGCTTGTGAATGTAAATTATGTAGTTCAAAGAGTTCTAAATTGGTTTTGAATGATTCAATTCGAGAACATGATACTCATTCTTATACAAAACCCGTGTTTGTGTACTTTTGTGGCTCTGCTTCCTCTTGGCATCCTGTAATTACGAAACTTATTGGGAAGATTGTGACGGTTTTGGGGTTGAAGAAGAAGTTGGTGTATATAGGAAAGGAAGAGTCTCGGTTGATGTATGTGACTATGGAGAAATCTGCTTTGCATTTGTCTAGATTGTCTAAGAAATGGGTACCGCGCGAAAAACGTGTGATGGAGGGGAGAGGAGAATGTGGTTCGTATAAGGGTGTAATTAGAGGTGTGTACATGAAAGGGATGGTTGTTGAGCTGGACAATGAAGTGTGGCTTTTGTTAACCGATCATTTACTAACTCCACCGCATAGTCTTAGGGTTGGCGCTCTT ATATCGGTGAGAAATGTTCATTTTGTGAATCCAAAATTTTCTTGGAAGAAAATGCTTATACTGGGGGCTTGCTTCAAGACTAGCATTGTTGTGGAGTCCTTCTCCCCATTGGAAACTGG GAATCATGTAGTTTCACAATCGCAGAGTATGCTGGGGAAGTTTGTTGAGTCCTTAGTATTTTCTGCTAGACTATG GGTATTACTTGTCATTTCATGCTTTAGGAAAAAGTTTTCTGGTATGACAAATGAGGAGATTTTGGGATCAAAACAT AAGGAAGGACTGGCTCAGGTCTATGCTAGTTTACATTTACCTCCGCCAGTATTTCGATCTCGG CATGGATTATTCATGGAAGTATGTAACCATGACCAGTGTGGTTGTGGTAGTGAAGTGTAttctaataatttcaaattg CTCTTATATCAGGTGATGCCCATATCTAGTTTTATCTGTCACTGTGAGGCCACATGGATGAGAATGCTACAGCGGGAAAATGActgtaaaaatatatgtgagAACAACCAATTTAACCTTCAATCTTGTGAAGGGAGATTTTATGGCCAATCAATCAAGAAAATAATTACAAGTGAAGATATGGGCATTAGTTTGCTTGGAAGTCTAAAG GTAATTGACTATAGTCTGATTATTGAAGGTGAACCTCATTTAATAGATCATTTGGGTTTGCTTGATGATGAGTCAATCTCATGCAGAAGTATATTTCAGTGCATCCCACTGGCAAGAGATATAAACCTAgcagtctatatttattttcatttgaggGATGCAACCTGCAGAAATCTTCCCTTTTATCCTTGTATTGACAAAAAGGATGATTTTGGGAAACTTGAAGGTGGAGCATTTCATCTACTTCGCGTAACACACAAATTTCCTGTGTTGCagaag CTTAATGCTGATATGGCTGTATCAAACACGTCAAGTCTATTTATTGAGGCCATAATTTTGCCTTGGGATTTATTTCTCAATGGAGATGGGCTTCCAACAAAGGTTTCAAGGGAACAGCTGGAGGAACCCATGGAATGTTGTGCTGGTGAAAATTACCCGGAGCATGCTTCTCTCAAGAGACGTAAAATTGATCATGCATCAATCAGAGCATTGAGTGCAGGTGTAATGTATGATTGCAGCAAACCTGACCGTGGACTGAGTTCTTGTTCTAATTCTTATGCTCAATTCAATGAGAAGCAGATGTCTTTCAACTTGAGTTCTTACCATAAAATTTCTTGTTCGATCACTGCTAGAGGTGTTAACTGTAATAGCATAGTTAGTTCAGGTACCTTGCAGTGCACAAGTTCCAGTTtaaatggtggtggtggttgcagACCAAGTGCACGAAAGGTATTGCTGGAGATCAAGCCTGAAAGTTTTTTCATGTATCAG TTTTTGCAGATTGGTGGTTATTACATCACAAAACATCATGGAGATgattctttttgtaaaaaagtttctGATTATGTCAGTGATGTTAAAGTTCTTATTAATTCTGGAATACATATGTGGAGCCTTTCATATGCTTTTGATGAGGTTTTTCCTGATAGTAATTCATCTGACCACCGGGTATTCAGTAGTTCTTCTTTCAGCAATAATGAggctctctctaaaaataaacttGAACACCTCCAGGTTTTTACAGAAAATTCTCCTAACACTTGTTCAGATGTTCATATTATTTTCCCTGCAAATGTAAGAGATTTCTTGGAGGCAAATCTTGAGGGTTTGGAAGATGGCCTGGTCAAACGAATTGTGCCACCTAAAGAAATCACTAATGATTCTCTGTCTATGGTGTCCACTGATTGTAGTTGCCTATTTCCTGAGGGAAATGTATCATCTTTACGGGGGCAGGTGGTTTCCTTTTATAGCATGGACCATAGTTCCATTGATGCACATCTGAGCTGTGAAAGCCTCGGTGATATTCTCCAGACAAGATTCTTTCAGGGAGTTATAAGAAGTTTTTGTATTCATGTTTTGGTTGACCATCACATC GTGAGGATCTGTGGTTCCCTGAATAAACGTGCTATTCCTGTTGGATTCGGACCTGGAGCATATGCAACATTCCATCGAATTCTTGACAGGGG GGGAAAGAATAGCTTTATGTTGACACCTGTAACATTTATTGTAATCAACTCCATCAGTGCAGTCAGTGAACCCTACAATGACAAATATATCAATTCTTGGCGTGCTTCAGATGTGCACAATGATGCTGCTCCAGATACTGTTTCTTCAGGACTGATTTCTGATTTGATTCAAAGAGTGGATTGCAAGACAATGAGGTTTCGTTGCAGG GTTGTTGCTATCCATATACTGGTTCTGGAGAAGAGGAGGAATGTAAAATATGATGATTTACAATCAAAAGATACCTCCAGGTCACCCTTTGTTGACATCCCATTTGctggttttgttttgg ATGATGGGTCATCCTCTTCTTTTTGCTGGGCCAACGCTGAAAGAGCAGCAACCTTGCTGAGGCTGCATGAAAAACTCCCACAGGGAGCTTTTGAAAACTGTGGCTGGACTTCAAAGTGGGCTCAGATAGATGGCAATGCCTGTAGCACAATCATTTACCATATTGAGAGAATAATCAGAAACCATGATAGAATTACAGTGAAGAATCATGGGTCAATGTTTGATTCTTCTTATCAAGACCTTGCTGTTTCTGTCAGTTCAGATAACGCCCTCAGTTGCTCAGATGAGAACCTCCTTAAGTTCATAATCTTCAATGCTTGCTTTGGCACATTCTGG AATGTTGTTGCAAGTGTGATGGATTCAAGCACTGTTAGGCAATTGGGGAAAGAACACCTTTCAGGAATGGAGACGACTGTGCATGCCACACAAAACATATGGGCTAGGGAAGTTTGTTACACAAATCTACTTACTGATGGCAGGTATTTGATCCAAGAACTGCTTAATAGGTAA